A window of Candidatus Methylomirabilota bacterium contains these coding sequences:
- a CDS encoding succinate dehydrogenase/fumarate reductase iron-sulfur subunit, with the protein MAVCTLRLFRGDGREGDFREYRVEAEEGMVLLDVLHRLQATQTPDLAVRWNCKAGKCGSCSAEVNGRPRLLCMTQMSLFPAGKPITVAPVKTFPTVRDLVSDVSFNYEVAKTIPAFRPRPPETDGTYRMMQAEVERIQEFHKCIECFLCQNVCHVIRDHEENKPHYAGPRFFVRFAELEMHPLDTGSRIELLRTEAGIGYCNITKCCTEVCPEQIRITDNAIIPLKERVMDDCYDPIMRLLRKLTGR; encoded by the coding sequence ATGGCGGTGTGTACACTGCGGCTCTTCCGGGGCGACGGGAGAGAGGGCGATTTCAGGGAATACCGGGTTGAGGCCGAGGAGGGGATGGTGCTCCTCGATGTGCTCCATCGGCTGCAAGCAACCCAGACGCCCGACCTGGCGGTTCGCTGGAACTGTAAGGCCGGCAAATGCGGGTCGTGCAGCGCCGAGGTCAACGGCCGGCCGCGGCTCTTATGCATGACCCAGATGAGCCTCTTTCCTGCAGGCAAACCGATTACGGTTGCTCCCGTCAAGACCTTTCCGACCGTTCGTGACCTGGTCAGCGACGTCTCCTTCAACTACGAGGTCGCCAAGACCATTCCTGCCTTCAGACCGCGACCGCCCGAGACCGACGGTACCTATCGGATGATGCAGGCGGAAGTCGAACGGATTCAGGAATTCCACAAGTGCATCGAGTGCTTCCTGTGCCAGAACGTGTGTCACGTGATCCGTGACCACGAAGAGAACAAGCCGCACTACGCGGGACCGCGCTTCTTCGTTCGATTTGCGGAGCTCGAGATGCATCCTTTGGACACCGGCTCGCGCATCGAGTTGCTCCGGACTGAGGCCGGGATCGGCTACTGCAACATCACCAAGTGTTGCACCGAGGTCTGCCCGGAGCAGATCCGGATCACCGACAACGCCATCATCCCGCTGAAGGAGCGGGTCATGGACGACTGTTACGACCCCATCATGAGGTTACTCCGCAAGCTCACCGGCAGGTAA
- the mdh gene encoding malate dehydrogenase: MRPKVTVVGGAGNVGATVGQYLIAKGLADVVLIDILEGAQHGRALDLLQTGPLLGSDSRIVGTKDYRDTADSDIVVVTAGIPRKPGMSRDDLLHTNARIVGEVIGQIAVHSPSCILIIVSNPLDAMTQLALKRSGFARERVIGMAGVLDAARFRTFIAQELQVSVENVHACVLGGHGDTMVPLPRYSTVAGIPITELLTPERVEALVKRTAGGGGEILALLGTGSAYYAPGASVAEMVEAILKDKKKILPCCVYLDEEYGIHGLCVGVPVKLGAAGVEQIVEIPLTPDETAALNRSAAAVKELVDILKL, translated from the coding sequence ATGCGGCCAAAGGTCACCGTTGTCGGCGGCGCGGGGAATGTCGGCGCCACCGTCGGCCAATATCTCATTGCGAAAGGGTTGGCCGATGTCGTGTTGATCGATATCCTGGAGGGTGCCCAACATGGGCGGGCGCTGGACCTGCTTCAGACGGGTCCGTTGCTGGGATCCGACAGCCGGATCGTCGGGACAAAGGATTACCGGGACACGGCAGACTCCGACATCGTGGTGGTAACGGCCGGGATCCCGAGAAAGCCGGGGATGAGTCGGGATGACCTGCTCCACACGAACGCCCGGATCGTCGGCGAGGTGATCGGGCAGATCGCCGTCCATTCGCCGAGCTGTATCCTGATCATCGTCAGCAACCCGCTTGATGCGATGACCCAACTGGCGCTCAAGCGAAGCGGCTTTGCCAGGGAGCGGGTGATCGGCATGGCGGGCGTCCTGGATGCGGCGCGATTTCGAACCTTTATTGCGCAAGAGCTGCAGGTGTCGGTGGAGAATGTTCACGCTTGCGTGCTCGGCGGCCACGGCGATACGATGGTTCCGTTGCCGCGGTATTCTACGGTAGCCGGCATCCCCATCACCGAGTTGCTGACCCCGGAGCGGGTGGAGGCGTTGGTGAAGCGAACCGCCGGGGGCGGAGGCGAGATCCTCGCGCTACTTGGAACGGGAAGCGCCTACTACGCGCCAGGCGCCTCCGTCGCAGAGATGGTGGAGGCGATACTGAAGGATAAGAAGAAGATCCTGCCGTGCTGTGTCTATCTGGACGAGGAATACGGGATACACGGGTTGTGCGTCGGTGTCCCGGTGAAGTTGGGCGCGGCCGGTGTTGAGCAGATCGTAGAAATCCCACTGACGCCTGATGAGACGGCCGCCTTGAACCGATCGGCTGCCGCCGTCAAAGAGCTGGTCGACATCCTGAAGCTCTGA
- a CDS encoding bifunctional folylpolyglutamate synthase/dihydrofolate synthase, translating into MTYSQAIAYLYGLQRYGIKLGLDNIRRLLAAVGDPHQRFPSILIGGTNGKGSTAAFLSSILKAAGYRIGLYTSPHLLGFTERIQVDGRPIAETEVAAIVDELRPVIAYLFPTPGTPNPPVPPFCKGGVGGFHATHPTFFEVTTAMAFLHFVRSDVDYAVVEVGLGGRFDATNVLTPQVAVITNIALEHEDYLGKTLGAIAAEKAGIIKETTTRVVTAVDAPEALPVISDACRKRGVALVDVRSAYDWRIHRSDLFGQQFSAGEKGQPAERFDIPLLGRHQVVNAVVALAASRLLRSAGAAISERSIHDGLSRTRWPGRLQLLPGRPLVILDGAHNPAGARALRAFLEEQQFIGRLTLVFGVLQDKNWTAMLQELAPLATRVVLTRPESERAADPRHLQEAERICSKLEIVEDVAEAISLARAVTDPEEAVVVTGSLFVVSAALRALGTQEVRTGDDSSAQSIVRP; encoded by the coding sequence ATGACCTATTCTCAGGCAATTGCCTATCTGTACGGGCTCCAGCGATACGGCATAAAGCTGGGTCTCGACAATATCCGACGGCTGCTTGCAGCAGTGGGTGATCCGCACCAACGGTTTCCGTCTATTCTGATAGGCGGAACGAACGGGAAGGGGTCTACCGCTGCGTTTCTGTCATCGATCCTGAAAGCGGCCGGCTATCGGATCGGATTATACACCTCGCCGCATCTGCTTGGGTTTACCGAGCGGATCCAGGTGGACGGCCGACCCATCGCCGAAACCGAGGTTGCTGCCATCGTCGACGAACTTCGTCCCGTTATTGCCTATCTGTTCCCTACACCCGGCACGCCAAATCCCCCCGTACCCCCCTTTTGTAAAGGGGGGGTGGGGGGATTTCACGCCACGCACCCGACGTTTTTTGAAGTCACGACCGCCATGGCCTTTCTCCACTTCGTTCGGAGCGACGTAGACTACGCGGTGGTGGAGGTCGGACTTGGGGGTCGGTTCGACGCGACCAATGTCCTCACCCCCCAGGTGGCAGTGATCACCAATATCGCTTTGGAGCATGAGGACTATCTGGGAAAGACGCTAGGGGCAATCGCCGCAGAGAAGGCAGGAATCATCAAGGAGACGACAACACGTGTCGTCACCGCCGTCGATGCCCCCGAGGCTCTGCCCGTCATCAGCGACGCATGCCGCAAGCGCGGCGTCGCCCTGGTCGATGTCCGGAGCGCATACGACTGGCGGATTCACCGGTCGGATCTGTTCGGTCAGCAATTCAGCGCGGGCGAAAAGGGGCAGCCCGCCGAACGCTTCGACATCCCCCTGCTCGGCCGACATCAGGTCGTCAATGCGGTTGTTGCCCTTGCAGCGTCCCGGCTCCTCCGGAGCGCCGGTGCCGCGATTTCCGAGCGTTCAATTCACGACGGCTTGAGCCGGACACGATGGCCCGGCCGTCTCCAACTCCTGCCGGGCCGACCCCTCGTGATCCTGGACGGCGCCCACAACCCGGCGGGCGCGAGGGCGCTGCGGGCATTTCTGGAGGAGCAACAGTTCATCGGTCGTCTGACCCTGGTATTCGGCGTCCTGCAGGACAAAAACTGGACCGCGATGCTGCAAGAGCTGGCGCCGCTGGCAACACGGGTTGTTCTCACCAGACCGGAGAGCGAACGCGCCGCCGACCCGCGTCATCTGCAGGAGGCTGAACGCATCTGCTCAAAGCTGGAGATTGTGGAGGATGTCGCCGAGGCGATCTCGCTGGCCAGGGCCGTCACCGATCCGGAGGAGGCCGTTGTCGTCACCGGATCGCTTTTCGTCGTCTCGGCAGCCCTGCGCGCGCTCGGGACTCAAGAAGTTCGAACCGGAGACGACTCGTCTGCGCAATCGATTGTACGGCCGTAA
- a CDS encoding NADP-dependent isocitrate dehydrogenase (Converts isocitrate to alpha ketoglutarate), whose protein sequence is MLRMERREGLEQAGCAITVQDGRLVVPDHPIIPFIEGDGTGRDIWRASVRVFDAAVKRAYGGQRRIAWLEVYAGEKAFNTLKTWLPDETIQAFRIYVVGIKGPLTTPIGGGIRSLNVALRQLLDLYVCLRPVRYIRGVPSPVKRPEQVDTVIFRENTEDIYAGIEWEARSPEVDKVIRFLQDEMGVKKIRFPESSAIGIKPVSREGSERLIEAAIQYALRHKRRSVTLVHKGNIMKFTEGAFRDWGYALAAGKYRHETVSLRESWILENREKTPSLTVEENALAVDPGYKDMTPDRQTKVRQEVETALALWPTHGDGQWRRKLLIKDTIADITLQQTLTRADEFDVIATLNLNGDYLSDALAAQIGGIGIAPGGNINYQTGHAIFEATHGTAPKYADMDRVNPGSVILSGEMMLRHLGWNEAADLVIRGLEETIARRQVTYDFARLLRAEGATDVTELKCSEFASAVIENMG, encoded by the coding sequence ATATTGAGAATGGAGCGGCGTGAAGGGCTGGAGCAAGCGGGCTGCGCGATCACCGTGCAAGACGGTCGGTTGGTCGTCCCGGATCATCCGATCATCCCCTTTATTGAAGGTGACGGGACCGGGCGGGATATCTGGCGCGCCTCGGTCCGCGTATTCGATGCGGCGGTGAAGCGCGCCTATGGCGGGCAGCGCCGCATCGCCTGGTTGGAGGTCTACGCGGGCGAGAAGGCATTCAACACCCTCAAGACCTGGCTGCCGGATGAGACGATTCAGGCCTTCCGTATCTATGTAGTCGGAATCAAGGGACCGCTCACGACGCCGATCGGCGGCGGGATCCGCAGCCTGAACGTGGCGCTCCGTCAGCTTCTGGACCTGTACGTCTGCCTGAGACCGGTCCGGTACATCCGGGGTGTTCCCAGCCCCGTCAAGCGCCCCGAGCAGGTCGATACGGTGATCTTCCGAGAGAACACCGAAGATATCTACGCCGGGATCGAGTGGGAGGCGCGATCGCCCGAGGTCGATAAGGTCATCCGCTTCCTGCAGGATGAGATGGGGGTCAAGAAGATCCGTTTCCCCGAGAGCTCGGCCATCGGGATCAAACCGGTCAGTCGGGAAGGGAGCGAGCGGTTGATCGAGGCGGCCATTCAGTACGCCCTCCGGCATAAGCGCAGGTCTGTGACGCTGGTCCACAAAGGGAACATCATGAAGTTCACGGAGGGCGCGTTTCGGGACTGGGGTTACGCACTGGCGGCCGGCAAGTACCGCCACGAGACGGTCAGCCTGCGGGAGAGCTGGATCCTCGAGAACAGGGAAAAGACGCCGAGCCTGACGGTTGAGGAAAATGCATTGGCCGTCGATCCGGGCTACAAGGATATGACGCCTGACCGGCAGACCAAGGTTCGTCAGGAGGTTGAGACGGCCCTTGCGCTGTGGCCCACGCACGGGGACGGGCAGTGGAGACGCAAGCTGTTGATCAAGGATACGATTGCGGACATCACGCTGCAGCAGACCCTGACCCGGGCCGATGAGTTCGACGTGATTGCAACGCTCAACCTGAACGGTGACTACCTGTCGGACGCCCTTGCCGCCCAGATCGGCGGAATCGGGATTGCGCCGGGCGGGAATATCAACTATCAGACCGGTCATGCCATCTTTGAGGCGACCCACGGGACGGCGCCGAAATACGCCGACATGGATCGGGTCAATCCGGGCTCGGTGATCCTCTCAGGTGAGATGATGCTGCGACACCTCGGCTGGAATGAGGCGGCGGATCTGGTGATCCGTGGGCTGGAGGAGACGATTGCCCGGAGGCAGGTCACCTACGACTTTGCCAGGCTGCTACGTGCCGAGGGCGCCACGGACGTCACGGAGCTGAAGTGCTCCGAATTTGCCTCGGCCGTCATTGAGAACATGGGCTAG
- the glmS gene encoding glutamine--fructose-6-phosphate transaminase (isomerizing), which yields MCGIVGYVGHKKVVPVLLEGLKRLEYRGYDSAGLAILQQDRVVVHRSVGKIKELENALWGRDLAGEIGLGHTRWATHGRPTENNAHPHSDCTGDLVVVHNGIIENYLALKEQLRQEGHHFKSDTDTEVIAHLIETHLKETGDLELAVRRALAGIVGTYALGILWRGDPHRLIAARNGSPLVVGLGDGEFLIASDLPAILSHTRDVLFLDDEEVVVLSHDGVNVTTLVGEPVEKKVQKILWTPLMAEKSGYKHFMLKEIYEQPRAIRDTIRGRFSLESGQLYLEGLEAVHDALQTIDRIVVVACGTSWHAGLVGKFLIEDLARIPVEVDYGSEFRYRDPILNERTLVITISQSGETLDTLVSLREARRRGCKSLAICNVVGSTLSRESDGVLYTHAGPEIGVASTKAFTTQLAALYLLALALGRARGRLDGSRTQELLSELIRLPQRMEQALSLGPTIEELATRFHAASNFLYLGRGINYPIALEGALKLKEISYIHAEGYPAGEMKHGPIALITEEMPVVFLAPNDKTIEKVVSNIEEVKTRNGIVIAISDETDSRLLAKADHLVGVPHTSPHLMPLLLVVPLQLLAYHIAVRNGCDVDQPRNLAKSVTVE from the coding sequence ATGTGCGGAATCGTCGGGTACGTCGGACACAAGAAGGTCGTTCCGGTCCTCCTCGAGGGATTGAAGCGACTGGAGTATCGAGGCTATGACTCGGCGGGGCTCGCGATCCTCCAACAGGACCGGGTCGTCGTCCATCGCAGCGTCGGAAAGATCAAAGAGTTGGAGAATGCGCTGTGGGGGCGCGATCTCGCCGGCGAGATCGGACTCGGCCATACGCGCTGGGCCACGCACGGTCGGCCTACTGAAAACAATGCGCATCCCCACAGCGACTGCACCGGCGATCTTGTGGTCGTCCACAACGGGATCATCGAGAACTATCTGGCGCTTAAAGAGCAGCTCCGGCAGGAGGGACACCATTTCAAGTCCGACACCGACACCGAGGTCATCGCCCACCTGATCGAGACGCACCTGAAAGAGACGGGGGACCTGGAGCTGGCCGTACGCCGGGCCCTGGCGGGCATCGTTGGAACCTATGCCCTGGGCATCCTCTGGCGCGGTGATCCGCACCGGCTGATAGCGGCCAGAAACGGCAGTCCCCTCGTGGTGGGGCTGGGTGATGGGGAGTTCCTTATCGCCTCCGACCTCCCCGCCATCCTCTCCCACACACGCGATGTCCTGTTCTTAGACGACGAGGAGGTGGTCGTTCTTTCTCACGACGGCGTCAACGTCACCACCCTGGTCGGAGAACCGGTGGAGAAGAAGGTCCAGAAGATCCTCTGGACGCCGCTTATGGCGGAGAAGAGCGGCTATAAGCACTTTATGCTGAAGGAAATCTATGAGCAACCGCGCGCGATCCGCGATACCATTCGCGGTCGATTTTCGCTGGAGAGCGGCCAGCTCTACCTGGAGGGACTCGAGGCGGTTCATGACGCCCTGCAGACGATCGATCGGATCGTCGTCGTCGCCTGCGGGACCTCCTGGCACGCCGGGCTGGTCGGGAAGTTTCTCATTGAGGATCTGGCACGGATTCCGGTCGAGGTTGACTACGGCTCGGAATTCCGGTACCGCGACCCCATTCTGAATGAGCGAACGCTGGTCATCACCATCAGTCAATCCGGTGAGACGCTGGACACCCTGGTTTCGCTGCGTGAGGCCCGACGCCGCGGCTGCAAGTCCCTGGCCATCTGTAACGTGGTCGGCTCCACGCTCAGCCGAGAAAGTGACGGCGTACTGTACACCCACGCCGGCCCGGAGATCGGTGTCGCCTCGACGAAGGCCTTCACCACCCAACTGGCCGCCCTCTACCTGCTGGCATTAGCCCTGGGTCGGGCGAGAGGACGCCTTGACGGCTCGAGAACGCAGGAATTGCTCAGCGAATTGATCCGCCTGCCGCAACGGATGGAGCAGGCGCTCTCGCTCGGACCCACCATAGAAGAGCTGGCGACTCGCTTTCACGCGGCCTCGAATTTCCTCTACCTGGGACGCGGGATCAACTATCCCATTGCACTGGAGGGGGCGCTGAAGCTGAAGGAGATCTCCTACATCCACGCCGAGGGGTATCCGGCCGGCGAGATGAAACATGGACCGATCGCGCTGATTACGGAAGAGATGCCGGTCGTCTTTCTGGCCCCCAACGACAAGACTATCGAAAAGGTCGTCAGCAATATCGAGGAGGTCAAGACACGCAACGGGATCGTCATCGCCATCTCCGACGAGACCGACTCCCGCTTATTGGCCAAGGCCGATCATCTGGTCGGTGTCCCGCATACCTCTCCCCATCTGATGCCCCTGCTCCTCGTTGTTCCACTCCAGCTTCTCGCCTACCATATCGCCGTACGGAATGGATGCGACGTTGACCAGCCCCGCAACCTCGCCAAGAGCGTTACGGTCGAGTAG
- a CDS encoding succinate dehydrogenase: MTEERLSNRSGQAAAPVLEREIWWLQPVLIVLALVGFMAYTAWAALQGTHYEYKNYFSPFYPAFAKPEWWPLSPAFLVLWAPAGFRFSCYYFRKTFYRSFLLSPPACAVADARAGYTGESRFPLIFMNLHRYFLYLATVELVILWYHAARSLVFDGRLGAGMGSVVMVANVALLSLYLTSCHSFRHLIGGRLDCFSGCPTRHALWGQVSRLNERHGLWFWLSLLSVGLTDLYIRLLSMGLINDMRLF; the protein is encoded by the coding sequence ATGACCGAAGAGCGGTTGAGCAACCGATCCGGACAGGCCGCAGCACCGGTCTTGGAAAGAGAGATCTGGTGGCTGCAGCCGGTGTTGATCGTCCTGGCGCTGGTCGGGTTCATGGCCTATACGGCCTGGGCGGCCCTGCAGGGAACCCACTATGAGTACAAGAACTACTTCTCGCCGTTCTATCCTGCGTTCGCCAAACCCGAATGGTGGCCGCTCTCACCAGCCTTTCTGGTCCTCTGGGCCCCGGCGGGCTTTCGGTTTAGCTGCTACTACTTTCGAAAGACATTCTATCGTTCGTTCCTGCTGTCTCCGCCGGCCTGCGCGGTAGCCGACGCGCGGGCCGGCTATACGGGCGAATCCCGATTCCCCCTGATCTTCATGAACCTTCACCGCTACTTTCTCTACCTGGCCACGGTCGAGTTAGTGATCTTGTGGTATCACGCCGCCCGCAGCCTGGTCTTCGACGGGCGCCTCGGCGCCGGGATGGGTTCGGTGGTGATGGTGGCCAACGTTGCCCTCCTCAGTCTCTACCTGACCTCCTGTCACTCCTTTCGACATCTCATCGGCGGACGGCTTGACTGTTTCTCAGGCTGCCCCACCCGACATGCCCTCTGGGGACAGGTCAGTCGTCTTAACGAGCGTCACGGGCTCTGGTTCTGGCTCAGCCTCTTGTCCGTCGGACTGACCGATCTGTATATCCGTCTCCTCTCGATGGGCCTCATCAACGACATGAGACTGTTCTGA
- a CDS encoding fumarate reductase/succinate dehydrogenase flavoprotein subunit — protein sequence MARESYETYEHDVLIIGAGGAGLRAAIEARALGVSVGLITKSLLGKAHTVMAEGGIAAALGNVYPDDNWRVHFRDTMRGGKMLNNWRMAQLHAQEAPERVLELERWGAVFDRTGDGLILQRDFGGHRYARLAHVGDRTGLEMIRTLQHHAVAQGIEVHMEYTVTRLLKEGDRIVGAFGYRRGTGQFVVFRAKAVILATGGVGKLWKFTSNSWECTGNGVMLALEAGADLIDMESYQFHPTGMVWPPSVRGTLVTEGVRGDGGTLRNNTGERFMFRYIPEFFRAETADNEAEADRWYTDKKNNRRTPDLLPRDEVARAINAEVKAGRGSPHGGVFLDIASRRSADYITRRLPSMYHQFKELAGVDITKEPMEVGPTAHYMNGGIRVDADTTATTVPGLHAAGEVAGGLHGSNRLGGNALSDLLVFGRRAGEHAALYAKGLSGAPSVDPGYLDACAREALLPFESTGAENPHAFQSELQETMQSLVGIIRTESELQEALARLGAYRQRLPQVRVEGGRAYNPAWHTALDLRALLTVAECVTRSALERKESRGGHARGDYPSADPRFASVNVVIRKRDGAITPTLEPIREMPTELKQLFEEKR from the coding sequence ATGGCGCGCGAGTCCTACGAGACCTATGAGCACGATGTGCTGATCATCGGCGCCGGCGGCGCAGGACTGCGAGCCGCCATCGAAGCGCGGGCGCTGGGTGTCTCCGTCGGTCTCATCACGAAGTCGCTCCTCGGGAAGGCCCACACGGTCATGGCCGAGGGCGGGATCGCCGCCGCGTTGGGGAACGTCTATCCGGACGACAACTGGCGGGTACATTTCCGCGACACTATGCGGGGCGGCAAGATGCTGAACAACTGGCGGATGGCCCAACTGCACGCCCAGGAGGCGCCCGAGCGGGTCTTGGAACTGGAGCGGTGGGGCGCGGTGTTCGACCGGACCGGGGACGGGCTGATCCTGCAGCGCGACTTCGGCGGCCACCGCTACGCGCGTCTGGCTCACGTCGGCGACCGGACGGGCCTGGAGATGATCCGGACGCTGCAGCACCACGCAGTGGCCCAGGGGATTGAAGTACACATGGAGTATACCGTCACGCGCCTGCTCAAAGAGGGCGACCGTATCGTCGGCGCATTCGGCTATCGACGCGGCACCGGTCAGTTCGTCGTCTTCAGGGCAAAGGCGGTCATCCTGGCGACCGGCGGGGTCGGCAAACTGTGGAAATTCACGTCCAACTCCTGGGAGTGCACCGGCAACGGCGTCATGTTGGCGCTGGAGGCGGGCGCCGACCTGATCGACATGGAGTCATACCAGTTTCACCCGACCGGGATGGTCTGGCCGCCTTCGGTGCGGGGGACCCTGGTGACCGAGGGGGTGCGCGGCGACGGCGGGACCCTGCGCAACAACACAGGCGAGCGCTTCATGTTCCGCTACATCCCTGAGTTCTTCAGGGCCGAGACCGCCGACAATGAGGCCGAGGCCGACCGGTGGTATACCGACAAGAAGAATAACCGGCGCACACCCGATCTGCTGCCGCGCGACGAGGTGGCGCGCGCGATCAACGCCGAGGTAAAGGCCGGGCGCGGGAGTCCGCATGGCGGGGTCTTTCTCGATATTGCGTCGCGGCGGTCGGCCGACTATATCACGCGGCGTCTGCCGTCAATGTACCATCAATTCAAGGAACTGGCCGGCGTGGATATTACGAAAGAGCCGATGGAGGTCGGCCCGACCGCCCACTACATGAACGGGGGGATTCGGGTCGATGCCGATACCACCGCGACAACGGTGCCCGGCTTGCACGCGGCCGGCGAGGTCGCGGGCGGACTGCACGGCAGCAACCGCCTTGGCGGCAATGCGCTCTCCGATCTCCTGGTCTTTGGCCGACGCGCCGGTGAGCATGCGGCACTTTACGCGAAGGGTCTCTCCGGGGCGCCGTCGGTCGATCCGGGTTATCTTGACGCCTGTGCGCGCGAGGCGCTGCTGCCGTTTGAGAGCACGGGCGCTGAGAATCCCCATGCCTTTCAATCTGAGTTGCAGGAGACCATGCAGTCCCTGGTCGGGATCATCCGGACGGAAAGCGAGCTGCAAGAGGCGCTGGCGCGCCTCGGCGCGTATCGACAGCGCCTGCCGCAGGTACGCGTCGAGGGCGGCCGCGCCTATAATCCCGCGTGGCATACGGCCCTGGACCTGCGCGCGCTGCTGACGGTGGCGGAATGTGTCACGCGATCGGCGCTGGAACGCAAGGAGAGTCGCGGCGGGCATGCGCGGGGGGACTACCCGTCGGCGGACCCGCGATTCGCCTCGGTAAACGTGGTCATCCGCAAACGGGACGGAGCGATTACCCCTACCCTGGAGCCGATCCGCGAGATGCCCACGGAGCTGAAGCAGCTCTTCGAGGAGAAGCGATAA
- the glmU gene encoding bifunctional UDP-N-acetylglucosamine diphosphorylase/glucosamine-1-phosphate N-acetyltransferase GlmU (forms a homotrimer; catalyzes the acetylation of glucosamine-1-phosphate and uridylation of N-acetylglucosamine-1-phosphate to produce UDP-GlcNAc; function in cell wall synthesis), translating to MNDLCTVILAAGQGTRMRSKLPKVLHPVAGLPMIAYVIEACRPLQAKRTLVIGGHQAERVKQALAGEAVEFVYQPEQRGTAHALLHTQDALAGFNGDLLVVSGDTPLLATQTLDVLLRAHREARALATVLTTDLSDPTGYGRVVRSATGGLLRIVEELEATPQERQIHEINAGVYCFAAQPLFEALQAIRPSAVKRELYLPDAIELLRDRAGGVRACRTADPDEVRGVNTRAELAEVHRLLWRRAAQRLLAEGVTLLDPERTYIGPLARIGPDSILYPNVILEGQTQIGEGTTIYAGCRIRNSIIGDDTVILDGCIIQESQIGDGCQVGPYAHLRPEARLQQHAKVGNFVEVKKSVVGEGSKVPHLSYIGDTTIGERVNVGAGTITCNYDGFAKHRTVIEDDVFVGSNAILVAPVSVGRGAIIAAGSTITEDVPPDALAFGRARQVNKSGSAEAFRSTRRKG from the coding sequence ATGAACGATCTCTGTACCGTGATCCTGGCGGCAGGCCAGGGAACCAGGATGCGCTCGAAGCTGCCGAAGGTCTTGCATCCGGTGGCCGGTCTGCCGATGATCGCCTATGTGATCGAAGCCTGCCGCCCCCTCCAGGCGAAACGAACCCTCGTCATCGGCGGCCACCAGGCCGAGCGGGTCAAACAGGCGCTGGCCGGCGAGGCGGTCGAATTCGTCTATCAACCGGAGCAGCGCGGGACGGCCCACGCGCTGCTGCACACGCAGGACGCCCTCGCCGGCTTCAACGGCGATCTTTTGGTTGTGTCCGGGGATACGCCCCTGCTTGCCACCCAGACCCTCGATGTTCTGCTGCGGGCGCACCGCGAGGCTCGCGCGCTGGCGACCGTGCTCACGACCGACCTGTCCGACCCGACCGGCTATGGGCGGGTGGTACGATCCGCGACAGGCGGCCTTCTGCGAATCGTGGAGGAGTTGGAGGCGACGCCGCAGGAGCGGCAGATCCACGAGATCAACGCAGGGGTTTACTGTTTTGCCGCACAGCCGCTCTTTGAGGCGCTCCAGGCGATCCGCCCTTCCGCCGTCAAGCGCGAACTGTATCTCCCCGACGCCATCGAGCTGCTGCGCGATCGCGCCGGCGGCGTACGGGCCTGCCGAACGGCCGATCCCGACGAGGTCCGGGGGGTCAACACCCGCGCCGAATTGGCGGAGGTCCATCGACTCCTCTGGCGAAGGGCCGCGCAGCGTCTGCTGGCCGAAGGGGTCACCCTCCTCGACCCAGAGCGGACCTATATCGGACCGCTCGCCCGCATCGGTCCCGATTCGATCCTCTACCCGAACGTGATTCTTGAAGGGCAGACGCAGATCGGGGAGGGGACCACGATCTATGCGGGCTGTCGGATACGCAATTCGATCATCGGCGACGATACCGTGATTCTGGATGGGTGTATCATCCAAGAGAGTCAGATCGGCGACGGATGTCAGGTTGGACCCTACGCGCACCTGAGACCCGAGGCCCGGCTTCAACAGCATGCCAAGGTCGGGAATTTCGTCGAGGTCAAGAAGTCGGTGGTCGGCGAAGGCTCCAAGGTCCCGCACCTCAGTTACATCGGCGACACCACCATCGGGGAACGGGTCAACGTCGGCGCCGGGACGATTACCTGTAACTACGACGGGTTTGCCAAGCATCGGACGGTAATCGAAGACGACGTCTTTGTGGGCAGCAATGCGATCCTGGTCGCGCCGGTCTCGGTAGGCCGTGGCGCCATCATCGCCGCCGGATCGACGATCACCGAGGACGTGCCGCCCGATGCGCTGGCGTTCGGCCGGGCACGGCAGGTCAACAAGAGCGGCTCCGCTGAGGCATTTCGGTCCACACGCCGAAAGGGGTAA